One window of the Bacillus sp. 2205SS5-2 genome contains the following:
- a CDS encoding threonine/serine exporter family protein — protein MNKEKRETYDVMQVCLLAGKIMLRSGAETYRVEDTMMRIATSFGMEQSHSYVTPTGIIFSIEGDEPTKTKLIRIVARSTDLKKVTVVNGISRQIAEGGLSVKEAYDKLKEVENNNLTFPLPIQTIAAAIASGCFLIMFEGHWNDFLPALLAGGVGYYSFVYFHKVIEIKFFAEFLASFLIGLLAYLFTNIGLGHELDKIIIGSVMPLVPGVLITNAVRDLMAGHLISGLSKGAEAFLTAFAIGSGIAVILSFL, from the coding sequence ATGAATAAAGAGAAAAGAGAAACTTATGATGTGATGCAAGTCTGCTTGTTAGCAGGTAAAATTATGCTCAGAAGTGGAGCAGAAACCTATCGAGTAGAGGATACAATGATGCGTATTGCAACCTCATTTGGAATGGAGCAATCTCACAGTTATGTTACACCAACTGGTATTATCTTTTCCATAGAGGGTGATGAACCGACGAAAACGAAATTAATAAGAATTGTAGCAAGGTCAACAGATTTAAAAAAGGTAACAGTTGTAAATGGTATTTCTCGTCAAATCGCCGAAGGGGGACTTTCGGTGAAAGAGGCTTATGACAAACTAAAAGAAGTGGAAAATAACAATCTGACATTTCCTTTGCCAATTCAAACAATAGCTGCTGCAATCGCTAGTGGTTGTTTTTTAATCATGTTTGAAGGGCATTGGAATGATTTTTTACCTGCTTTATTAGCAGGTGGAGTTGGCTATTATAGTTTTGTTTATTTTCATAAAGTAATTGAGATAAAGTTTTTTGCAGAATTTTTAGCCTCATTTCTAATTGGTTTGTTAGCCTATTTATTTACTAATATCGGGTTGGGGCATGAACTGGATAAAATAATTATAGGCTCGGTAATGCCACTGGTTCCTGGTGTATTGATTACAAATGCAGTACGAGATTTGATGGCGGGTCACTTAATTTCAGGATTATCTAAGGGAGCAGAAGCCTTTTTAACAGCTTTCGCAATAGGGTCAGGAATAGCAGTAATACTTTCATTTTTGTGA
- a CDS encoding threonine/serine exporter family protein, giving the protein MYVEQIVTSFIASAAFGVIFNAPKDSLIKGGLVGAFGWMIYILLSVNEVDHVLSTLIATFFLAVMSQLFAKKYRTPVIIFSVAGIIPLVPGGLAYDAMREFVLNDYNTAINLAAKAFMISGAIAIGLVFSEVVNQIIRQSKFKHSRL; this is encoded by the coding sequence ATGTATGTCGAACAGATAGTTACAAGCTTTATCGCATCGGCAGCCTTTGGCGTTATTTTCAATGCCCCGAAAGATTCACTGATAAAGGGAGGGCTTGTAGGAGCCTTTGGATGGATGATTTATATTCTGTTATCGGTAAATGAAGTAGATCATGTTCTTTCAACATTGATTGCTACATTCTTTCTTGCTGTAATGAGCCAACTTTTTGCAAAAAAGTACCGCACACCAGTAATTATTTTTAGTGTGGCAGGAATTATTCCTCTTGTTCCAGGAGGACTTGCTTACGATGCCATGCGTGAATTCGTCTTAAATGATTACAATACAGCCATAAATTTAGCGGCGAAAGCGTTTATGATTTCCGGTGCGATCGCCATTGGTTTAGTCTTTTCAGAAGTGGTTAATCAGATCATTCGTCAATCAAAATTTAAACATAGTAGACTGTAG
- a CDS encoding lipase family alpha/beta hydrolase has product MLSLSKNDEYPVVFVPGIFGSVGEEIIPGSGEWQFGIAGIVYDPFICLLEETLEFKKGVNLFIAFYDWRKKVRVSFRQYLKKTIDLAKKKNKKKKVNIIAHGMGGLLARAYIESRVYEKDVNQLILIGTPNNGTAPIFHYWTSGKKLIAQNASLTSLLMNAYFILLSSLSETDTIKTIHQQFKGLHDLLPSEQYGPYLLQKTRSAWQWIQPIKMKKKNEFLNSLNQDDFLLKKRKVNVYLIAGFGYNTVEKLKVVATPFRSDDGKVIGTLSTDFGDGYAPTSSVFSIHGETLLLEGNHEEILFLSLPFLAKILNRTFERKEAPSAISPSDLLFFAIKGQGELLVGKSGFNIKVSKTLHIALLTGTEVLQFRSHSKQKIEIFKIDTLNYENSSLHLQKDQLICLEC; this is encoded by the coding sequence ATGCTCTCTCTGTCCAAAAATGATGAGTACCCAGTCGTTTTCGTTCCTGGTATTTTTGGTTCAGTTGGAGAAGAAATAATTCCTGGCTCAGGTGAATGGCAGTTTGGAATCGCAGGAATCGTGTACGACCCATTTATCTGTCTTTTAGAAGAAACGTTAGAATTCAAGAAAGGTGTCAACCTTTTTATTGCATTCTACGACTGGCGAAAGAAAGTGAGAGTTTCTTTTAGACAATATCTAAAGAAAACAATCGATCTTGCAAAGAAAAAAAACAAGAAAAAGAAAGTGAATATTATCGCTCATGGCATGGGGGGCTTACTTGCTAGAGCTTACATTGAAAGTAGAGTGTATGAAAAAGACGTGAATCAACTAATCCTAATCGGAACGCCGAATAACGGAACAGCACCTATTTTTCATTATTGGACGAGCGGGAAAAAATTGATTGCACAAAATGCCTCCTTAACTTCTCTGCTTATGAATGCCTATTTCATTCTCTTATCTTCTCTGTCAGAAACGGATACAATCAAAACTATCCATCAACAATTTAAAGGTCTTCATGATCTTCTCCCAAGTGAACAATACGGACCTTATCTGCTTCAGAAAACGAGAAGTGCATGGCAATGGATACAGCCCATTAAAATGAAAAAGAAAAATGAATTTCTTAATTCACTAAATCAAGATGACTTTTTACTGAAAAAAAGAAAAGTGAATGTTTATTTAATTGCAGGGTTTGGCTACAATACGGTAGAGAAATTAAAAGTGGTGGCTACTCCTTTTCGCTCAGATGATGGAAAAGTAATTGGGACTCTTTCCACAGATTTCGGCGACGGATATGCTCCAACTTCAAGTGTTTTTTCGATTCATGGTGAAACTCTTCTCCTTGAAGGGAATCATGAAGAAATCCTTTTTCTGAGCCTTCCATTTCTAGCTAAGATTCTAAATCGTACATTCGAACGTAAAGAGGCACCATCAGCAATTTCTCCCTCAGATCTTCTCTTTTTTGCTATTAAAGGTCAAGGAGAACTTTTGGTGGGAAAATCCGGATTTAATATAAAGGTTTCGAAGACCCTTCATATTGCTCTTCTTACGGGAACAGAAGTGCTTCAATTTCGTTCTCACAGTAAACAAAAGATCGAGATCTTTAAAATAGATACTCTAAACTATGAGAATTCTTCCCTTCACCTCCAGAAAGATCAACTAATTTGTTTAGAGTGTTAG